One genomic segment of Ricinus communis isolate WT05 ecotype wild-type chromosome 5, ASM1957865v1, whole genome shotgun sequence includes these proteins:
- the LOC8286952 gene encoding protein GLUTAMINE DUMPER 2, whose product MSHGSNSGTASAPSVNGGFQHWNSPVPYLFGGLALMLGLIAMALMILACSYKNSSPSNNSSPRDHQAAEEKSRHDHKRAELQMEMEPKIVVIMAGDHNPTYFAKPAVPLHLPKYEQQV is encoded by the coding sequence atgagtcaTGGAAGTAACTCTGGTACTGCATCTGCACCTTCTGTTAATGGAGGATTCCAGCACTGGAACTCTCCTGTTCCTTACCTCTTTGGCGGGTTAGCTCTGATGTTAGGACTCATCGCCATGGCATTAATGATTCTAGCTTGCTCCTACAAGAATTCATCACCATCCAATAATTCATCACCTAGAGATCATCAGGCGGCTGAAGAAAAATCTCGTCATGATCATAAAAGAGCCGAGTTGCAGATGGAGATGGAGCCAAAGATTGTGGTTATAATGGCTGGTGATCACAACCCTACATACTTTGCTAAGCCAGCAGTTCCTTTGCACTTGCCAAAGTATGAACAACAAGTTTGA